In Deinococcus sp. YIM 134068, the following are encoded in one genomic region:
- a CDS encoding DUF937 domain-containing protein — MMDIFNMLGGMGQAQQTVGNRLGTRPDQTQAAMEAAVPLLLGAMTRNAQQPGGAQALSGALDRHDGSALDLFGQGQAPDAGQGQKILGHVFGNQQQAAANAVGRRAGIDPQLAMQVLAMAAPLVLAYLGRQRQGQMGGGGMAGGQMGGQMGGQMGGQMGGAGGFDIGSILGGVLGGGMGGLGGMLGGGQTQTQQQGGMLGGGSVIPGYTHDTSAQSDYVQNPLGQPGHAGTGQMGGAGNMGGMIGTLNNVLDRDGDGNALDDLIGMFGGGRR; from the coding sequence ATGATGGACATCTTCAACATGCTCGGCGGTATGGGCCAGGCGCAGCAGACGGTCGGCAATCGCCTGGGCACCCGCCCGGACCAGACGCAGGCGGCAATGGAGGCCGCTGTGCCTCTCCTCCTCGGCGCGATGACCCGCAACGCGCAGCAACCCGGCGGGGCGCAGGCGCTCTCGGGGGCGCTCGACCGCCACGACGGCAGCGCCCTCGACCTGTTCGGCCAGGGGCAGGCACCCGACGCGGGCCAGGGCCAGAAGATTCTCGGGCACGTCTTCGGCAACCAGCAGCAGGCCGCCGCGAACGCCGTGGGCCGCCGTGCGGGCATCGACCCGCAGCTCGCCATGCAGGTGCTGGCGATGGCCGCGCCCCTCGTCCTCGCCTACCTGGGCCGTCAGCGGCAGGGCCAGATGGGCGGCGGGGGCATGGCGGGCGGACAGATGGGCGGACAGATGGGCGGACAGATGGGCGGACAGATGGGCGGTGCGGGCGGCTTCGACATCGGCAGCATCCTCGGCGGGGTGCTGGGCGGTGGAATGGGCGGCCTCGGCGGGATGCTCGGCGGCGGTCAGACGCAGACGCAGCAGCAGGGTGGAATGCTGGGCGGCGGTTCCGTTATCCCCGGCTACACGCACGACACGTCGGCGCAATCCGATTACGTCCAGAATCCGCTCGGCCAGCCTGGTCACGCGGGCACGGGGCAGATGGGCGGCGCGGGCAACATGGGCGGCATGATCGGCACCCTCAATAACGTCCTCGACCGCGATGGCGACGGCAACGCGCTGGACGATTTGATCGGGATGTTCGGGGGTGGGCGGAGGTAG
- a CDS encoding TrkH family potassium uptake protein: MALSPPPRTSGPATTARVRRPLLARFSPPQLIALTFALGLLVGGLILALPVMHGEGRRVSFLQALFTATSALCVTGLNVIDPSRDFNRLGQVVILLLIQVGGVGILTFGTLFALLTRRRVNYSERIRLAQQVSAFSAGDVVPLIRNIFLYTFIIEAVGAVLLAFRFVPLEGWGQGLFYALFHSVSAFNNAGFALYSDNYVRFVGDDFVSLVTALLIILGGTGFLVQLNVVAHLLNPRRNRLLVHSKLVLTMMGVLLLVGTLSYLALEWDNPKTLAPLAFGDKLLASFFQSVVTRTAGYNTLDYGAMELATLFITIILMFIGANPGSTGGGIKTSTFYVMMASAWSMVRGRGEVTLFNRRIDRETVIRAMTVGLLSIGLVNLMFILLLVFNSRADILFVQLFFESVSAFATVGLSMNATPLLNPAQQIVIILLMYLGRIGPLTFAVAFNSREEADLVKYPAEKDILIG, translated from the coding sequence ATGGCCCTCTCCCCTCCCCCCCGAACGTCCGGCCCCGCGACGACGGCGCGCGTCCGCAGGCCGCTGCTGGCGCGGTTCAGCCCGCCGCAACTGATCGCCCTGACCTTCGCGCTGGGGCTGCTGGTGGGCGGGCTGATCCTCGCGCTGCCCGTCATGCACGGGGAGGGGCGGCGCGTCTCCTTCCTTCAGGCCCTCTTCACGGCCACGAGCGCCCTGTGCGTGACGGGCCTGAACGTCATCGATCCGAGCCGGGATTTCAACCGGCTGGGGCAGGTCGTCATCCTGCTCCTCATTCAGGTCGGCGGGGTGGGCATCCTGACCTTCGGGACGCTGTTCGCGTTGCTGACGCGGCGACGGGTGAACTACTCCGAGCGCATCCGCCTCGCGCAGCAGGTGAGCGCCTTCAGCGCGGGGGACGTGGTGCCGCTCATCCGCAACATCTTCCTGTACACGTTCATCATCGAGGCGGTGGGGGCCGTCCTCCTCGCCTTCCGCTTCGTGCCGTTGGAGGGATGGGGCCAGGGGTTGTTCTACGCGCTGTTCCATTCGGTGAGCGCCTTCAACAACGCGGGCTTCGCGCTGTACAGCGACAACTACGTCCGCTTCGTGGGCGACGACTTCGTGAGCCTGGTGACGGCCCTCCTCATCATCCTGGGCGGGACGGGCTTTCTCGTGCAACTCAACGTGGTCGCGCACCTCCTCAATCCCCGGCGCAACCGCCTGCTCGTCCATTCCAAGCTCGTGCTGACGATGATGGGCGTGCTGCTCCTCGTCGGCACGCTGAGTTACCTCGCGCTGGAGTGGGACAATCCGAAGACGCTCGCGCCGCTGGCGTTCGGGGACAAGCTGCTCGCCTCCTTCTTCCAGAGCGTCGTGACGCGCACGGCGGGCTACAACACGCTCGATTACGGGGCGATGGAGCTGGCGACCCTGTTCATCACCATCATCCTGATGTTCATCGGGGCGAATCCCGGCTCGACGGGCGGCGGCATCAAGACGAGCACCTTCTACGTGATGATGGCCTCGGCGTGGAGCATGGTGCGCGGGCGCGGTGAGGTCACGCTCTTCAACCGCCGCATCGACCGCGAGACGGTGATCCGCGCGATGACGGTCGGGCTGCTGAGCATCGGCCTCGTGAACCTGATGTTCATTCTGCTGCTCGTGTTCAACTCGCGGGCGGACATCCTGTTCGTGCAGCTCTTCTTCGAGTCAGTGAGTGCCTTTGCCACGGTGGGCCTGAGCATGAACGCCACGCCGCTGCTGAATCCGGCGCAGCAGATCGTCATCATCCTCCTGATGTATCTCGGGCGCATCGGCCCGCTGACGTTCGCGGTCGCCTTCAACAGCCGCGAGGAGGCCGACCTCGTGAAGTATCCCGCCGAGAAGGACATCCTGATCGGGTAG
- the cysK gene encoding cysteine synthase A, whose amino-acid sequence MIDALVGNTPLVQLRRVVEPGMADVFVKLEGLNPGGSIKDRTARGLIDDAERRGVLRPGGTLVEPTSGNTGIGLAQVAAARGYRLILCMPAQMSEERKQTLLAYGAELVLTDPERRMLAAIEEAERIARETGAVMLGQFSNPANPAAHEATTGPELWAQMEGRIDAFVFGSGTGGTISGVGRFLKRQDRGVRVVAVEPARSNVLSGGERGEHGFQGMGPGFVPENLDRSVIDEIITVWEEDAYPLARRLAREEGIFTGMSSGAMAWATLEVARRLGPGKRVATIACDTGARYLTTSLFTDRPGTPKGYRPYSREKVEEGTRVGT is encoded by the coding sequence ATGATTGACGCCCTCGTAGGCAACACCCCGCTCGTGCAGCTTCGGCGGGTGGTCGAACCGGGGATGGCCGACGTGTTCGTGAAGCTGGAGGGCCTAAATCCCGGCGGCAGCATCAAGGACCGCACGGCGCGCGGCCTGATCGACGACGCCGAGCGGCGCGGGGTGCTGCGGCCCGGCGGCACCCTCGTCGAGCCGACGAGCGGGAACACGGGCATCGGGCTGGCACAGGTGGCGGCGGCGCGGGGCTACCGGCTCATCCTGTGTATGCCCGCCCAGATGAGCGAGGAGCGCAAACAGACCCTGCTCGCCTACGGGGCCGAGCTGGTCCTCACCGACCCCGAACGCCGGATGCTCGCCGCCATCGAGGAGGCCGAGAGAATTGCGCGGGAGACGGGCGCGGTGATGCTGGGCCAGTTCTCCAACCCCGCCAACCCCGCCGCCCACGAGGCGACCACCGGCCCCGAGCTGTGGGCGCAGATGGAGGGCCGCATAGACGCCTTCGTCTTCGGCTCGGGCACGGGCGGCACGATCAGCGGGGTGGGACGTTTCCTCAAGCGGCAGGATAGGGGCGTGCGGGTGGTCGCCGTCGAACCGGCCCGCTCCAACGTTCTGAGCGGCGGCGAGCGCGGCGAGCACGGCTTTCAGGGCATGGGGCCGGGCTTCGTCCCCGAGAATCTGGACCGCTCGGTCATCGACGAGATCATCACCGTCTGGGAGGAGGACGCCTATCCGCTCGCCCGCCGCCTCGCCCGTGAGGAAGGCATCTTCACCGGGATGAGCAGCGGCGCGATGGCGTGGGCCACGCTGGAGGTTGCCCGGCGGCTCGGCCCCGGCAAACGGGTCGCCACCATCGCCTGCGACACGGGTGCCCGCTACCTGACCACCAGCCTCTTCACGGACAGGCCGGGCACGCCGAAGGGGTACAGGCCGTATTCGCGGGAGAAGGTGGAGGAGGGAACGAGGGTGGGGACGTAG
- a CDS encoding DNA-3-methyladenine glycosylase codes for MPAPLPPSFFDRDPTRVARELLGASLVRVLPGGERLVGRVVEAEAYDCPRDPACTAGRFHAVRTLAMATAPGHWLFWSAHGHPLLQVACRAEGVSASVLIRALEPLEGVGTMLTHRPVTRERDLTNGPAKLVYALGLDPERVAGLPVNGPTLHLLPGDPVPDERVQVTARVGILAGKNLPWRFLVRGNPWVSPAVPSMELSAALSED; via the coding sequence ATGCCCGCCCCCCTCCCACCGTCCTTTTTCGACCGGGACCCCACGCGGGTGGCCCGCGAACTGCTCGGCGCGTCGCTGGTGCGGGTGCTGCCCGGCGGCGAGCGGCTGGTGGGCCGGGTGGTGGAGGCCGAGGCCTATGACTGCCCACGCGATCCCGCCTGCACCGCCGGGCGCTTCCACGCCGTCCGCACGCTGGCGATGGCGACTGCGCCCGGTCACTGGCTCTTCTGGTCGGCGCACGGGCACCCGCTCCTTCAGGTTGCCTGCCGCGCCGAGGGCGTGTCGGCCAGCGTCCTGATTCGCGCGCTGGAACCGCTGGAGGGCGTCGGCACCATGCTCACCCACCGCCCCGTGACCCGTGAGCGCGACCTGACGAACGGCCCCGCCAAGCTCGTCTACGCCCTCGGGCTGGACCCCGAGCGGGTGGCGGGCCTGCCCGTGAACGGCCCCACCCTCCACCTCCTGCCCGGCGACCCGGTGCCCGACGAGCGGGTGCAAGTGACAGCCAGGGTCGGCATCCTCGCGGGGAAGAACCTGCCGTGGCGTTTTTTGGTGCGCGGCAACCCGTGGGTGTCGCCCGCCGTACCGAGCATGGAGCTGAGCGCGGCCTTGTCAGAGGACTAG
- a CDS encoding metallophosphoesterase family protein has protein sequence MRVALIADIHGNADALRAVLDDIGGQGVDHIVVNGDVVNRGPDSVEALGTLLARGDVTFTLGNHDDLLRLWHVRSETLPPDWFADPFWGATAWSAEQLDRAGLLDSMRDWPMTFTLTHPDLPDVRIAHGTPEHYRESLSERTNPERVAALAGTAGVLVGSHIHRPAHATLGGVLVLNTGAVGAPANGDPRAQYLLLTATPGGWWPEFRAVPYDREPVLRRFEANGLLAAGGLSAEIFRDEIRTARSLYTPYWMWTEAHGHPRDARTWAAFLREHPPR, from the coding sequence GTGCGCGTCGCCCTCATCGCCGACATCCACGGAAACGCGGACGCCCTGCGCGCCGTGCTGGACGACATCGGGGGGCAGGGCGTGGACCACATCGTCGTGAATGGCGACGTGGTGAACCGGGGGCCGGACTCCGTGGAGGCGCTGGGGACGCTGCTCGCGCGGGGCGACGTGACCTTTACCCTCGGCAACCACGACGACCTGCTGCGGCTGTGGCACGTCCGCTCGGAGACGTTGCCGCCCGACTGGTTCGCCGATCCCTTCTGGGGGGCGACGGCTTGGAGCGCCGAACAGCTCGACCGGGCGGGGTTGCTGGACAGCATGCGCGACTGGCCGATGACCTTCACCCTCACCCACCCCGACCTGCCCGACGTGCGGATTGCCCACGGCACGCCCGAGCACTACCGCGAGAGCCTGAGCGAGCGCACCAACCCCGAGCGGGTGGCGGCGCTCGCGGGCACGGCGGGCGTCCTCGTCGGTTCGCACATCCACCGCCCGGCGCACGCCACGCTGGGGGGCGTCCTCGTGCTGAACACGGGCGCGGTCGGTGCTCCGGCGAACGGCGACCCGCGCGCCCAGTACCTCCTGCTGACGGCCACGCCGGGCGGGTGGTGGCCCGAGTTCCGCGCCGTGCCCTACGACCGGGAACCGGTGCTGCGCCGCTTCGAGGCGAACGGATTACTCGCGGCGGGTGGCCTGAGCGCCGAAATCTTCCGCGACGAGATTCGCACCGCCCGCAGCCTCTACACGCCCTACTGGATGTGGACGGAGGCGCACGGGCACCCCCGCGACGCGCGGACCTGGGCGGCCTTCCTGCGGGAGCACCCGCCGCGCTGA
- a CDS encoding methyltransferase domain-containing protein: protein MPRPARPNSPSHRPRRPQGDHRARQPAHEYVLEALPGLEEVAAAELGTVPLARDLRGLRFWYPGDTERLTRLRGAVAVYRVRAWDVPRPRGLLGHQQLGELAAFLGEVVRVGGHRSFRLSAAGRESSVMERLAGELERALDLPFSREEGELLIRLRPQEDGPGWEVLARMTPRPLSARAWRVCNLGGGLNATIAYALHKLAGQRDEDRIFNPMSGSGTLLVERALLGPSTAMVGVDTDPRAVECARSNLAAAGRQVEVAQVDALQTGLPARSFDLIVSDLPWGDAIGTHGGNADLYPAFLSEMHRLCSRQGRLVVLTHELRLFERLLREQNRWHARELFQVYSGGHHPKAYLLGKT from the coding sequence ATGCCGCGTCCCGCCCGCCCGAACTCCCCGTCCCACCGCCCAAGACGCCCCCAGGGCGACCACCGCGCCCGCCAGCCCGCCCACGAGTACGTGTTGGAGGCATTGCCGGGGCTGGAGGAGGTCGCGGCGGCGGAACTCGGCACCGTGCCGCTGGCGCGCGACCTCCGGGGACTGCGCTTCTGGTATCCAGGAGATACCGAACGCCTGACGCGGCTGCGCGGAGCGGTGGCCGTGTACCGGGTGCGGGCGTGGGACGTGCCCCGTCCGCGCGGGCTGCTCGGGCACCAGCAGCTCGGGGAACTCGCGGCCTTTCTCGGGGAGGTGGTGCGCGTCGGCGGGCACCGTTCCTTCCGGCTCTCGGCGGCGGGGCGCGAGTCGAGCGTGATGGAGCGGCTGGCGGGCGAGCTGGAGCGGGCGCTGGACCTCCCCTTCAGCCGCGAGGAGGGCGAACTCCTCATCCGCCTGCGGCCCCAGGAGGACGGCCCCGGCTGGGAGGTTCTCGCGCGCATGACGCCCCGGCCCCTCTCCGCGCGGGCGTGGCGGGTGTGCAACCTCGGCGGCGGCCTGAACGCGACCATTGCCTACGCCCTGCACAAGCTCGCGGGCCAGCGCGACGAGGACCGCATCTTCAACCCCATGAGCGGGAGCGGCACCCTCCTCGTCGAGCGGGCGCTCCTCGGCCCCTCCACCGCGATGGTGGGCGTGGACACTGATCCCCGCGCCGTGGAGTGCGCCCGCTCCAACCTCGCCGCCGCCGGGCGTCAGGTGGAGGTCGCGCAGGTGGACGCCCTCCAAACGGGTCTGCCCGCCCGCTCCTTCGACCTGATCGTCTCGGACCTGCCGTGGGGAGACGCCATCGGCACGCACGGCGGCAACGCGGACCTCTACCCCGCCTTCCTGAGCGAGATGCACCGCTTATGCAGCCGTCAGGGTCGCCTCGTGGTCCTCACCCACGAACTCCGCCTGTTCGAGCGACTGCTCCGCGAGCAGAACAGGTGGCACGCCCGCGAGCTGTTTCAGGTCTACAGCGGCGGCCACCACCCGAAGGCGTACCTGCTGGGGAAGACGTGA